Proteins found in one Terribacillus sp. DMT04 genomic segment:
- a CDS encoding GAF domain-containing protein translates to MFETAAYSGSREKDYDLLVKQLDALLTGEEDEISHLANASALLNQFLDDVNWVGFYLHKGEELILGPFQGLPACVRIKIGKGVCGTAVAENKTQLVEDVNQFPGHIACDAASQSEIVVPITVDGKSYGVLDIDSPSKARFDETDKEYLEKFVAVLIKHLQK, encoded by the coding sequence ATGTTTGAAACTGCAGCCTATAGCGGTTCCCGCGAAAAAGATTATGATTTACTTGTAAAACAGCTTGACGCATTGCTAACAGGAGAAGAAGATGAAATCTCCCATTTGGCAAATGCCTCCGCCCTGCTAAATCAGTTTTTAGATGATGTAAACTGGGTTGGATTTTATCTTCATAAAGGAGAGGAATTAATCCTCGGCCCATTCCAAGGGCTTCCAGCTTGTGTGCGCATCAAAATCGGAAAAGGCGTATGCGGAACAGCAGTCGCTGAAAACAAAACACAGCTTGTAGAAGATGTAAATCAGTTCCCAGGTCATATCGCCTGTGACGCTGCCAGCCAATCTGAAATTGTAGTTCCAATTACAGTTGACGGCAAATCTTACGGTGTACTGGATATTGACAGCCCGTCTAAAGCTCGCTTTGACGAAACGGATAAGGAATACCTAGAAAAATTCGTTGCTGTACTCATCAAGCACCTACAAAAATAA
- a CDS encoding diguanylate cyclase domain-containing protein — MERLTDNKLEQAKLYFYQLLVSGESYTYREILALVTEKLKNILQAESVALYIFDCWQKRLERVSYAGPTQSGFYLSVDYPYTAPCMPEQLREFPHASDTVLPLQEHGAPAIGYLYIGSAADQLLNERELAGEIGKFVSHLTQLQESKENEQHINQLYEATTNLHASIDMHDVLTVLINTLQQSYPQFAYALLLAQDYHGDTNLPIKNLVYDYSVHEASAKAYMTGEVQVDRSADGQVINRYVPLHGKQGIYGVLHVSMPSFVPYTTADDSFISKLADSAGNALENARLYQHSKKLISDLQLINETSKKINANLRLSDTITLMHEQIHDTFGGEEIGFILYKGDQEAGTVLDGSTGFFFDPASAPFRNFIARLYRNESSKEAMFVSNFPNRYPEINLPYRSLLVVPMVGSEQLQGVVLVLHRNPSFFTFESFRLIESLVQHSSLSIVNSMLQEKLERLVITDYLTNLCSRSYLDDRMRTHIQDDAQGGFILIDVDDFKKVNDTYGHNTGDYLLIQVANLVKDLLGPNDVAARWGGEELAVYMPHATFEQTIKKAEEIVGSVASSTRPAVTVSCGISTWTEKARPEVHQLFSQADCKLYDAKRLGKNRYCV, encoded by the coding sequence ATGGAGCGGCTAACGGATAACAAACTTGAACAAGCAAAACTATATTTCTACCAGCTCCTTGTCTCAGGAGAAAGCTATACATACAGGGAGATACTCGCTCTTGTAACGGAAAAATTAAAAAACATTCTGCAGGCAGAAAGCGTGGCTCTTTACATATTTGATTGCTGGCAGAAGCGATTAGAGCGCGTTAGCTATGCTGGACCGACACAAAGCGGATTTTATCTGTCTGTCGATTATCCATATACGGCGCCTTGCATGCCAGAACAACTGAGAGAGTTTCCGCATGCATCAGATACAGTGCTGCCGCTGCAAGAACATGGAGCGCCTGCAATTGGATATTTGTACATTGGCAGTGCTGCCGACCAATTGCTGAATGAACGGGAATTGGCCGGAGAGATAGGCAAGTTCGTTTCCCATCTTACACAGCTGCAGGAGTCAAAAGAAAACGAACAGCACATCAACCAGCTATACGAAGCGACGACGAACTTGCATGCTTCTATTGATATGCACGATGTCTTAACAGTACTTATCAACACGCTGCAGCAAAGCTATCCGCAGTTTGCTTACGCGCTGCTGCTTGCACAGGATTATCATGGAGATACAAATTTACCTATAAAAAATCTGGTATACGACTATTCGGTACATGAGGCTAGTGCAAAGGCTTATATGACCGGAGAGGTGCAGGTGGATCGTAGTGCTGATGGACAAGTAATCAATCGCTATGTACCGCTGCATGGCAAGCAGGGGATTTATGGTGTGCTGCATGTTTCCATGCCATCATTTGTTCCTTATACAACCGCTGATGATAGTTTTATTTCCAAACTTGCGGATTCAGCTGGAAATGCATTAGAAAATGCTCGGTTGTATCAGCATTCCAAAAAACTGATCAGTGATTTACAGCTCATCAATGAAACGTCCAAAAAAATAAATGCGAATCTACGTCTTTCCGATACGATTACGTTAATGCATGAGCAAATTCACGATACATTTGGCGGGGAAGAGATTGGGTTTATTCTATATAAAGGGGATCAAGAAGCGGGTACCGTACTAGACGGCAGTACAGGATTTTTCTTTGATCCAGCTTCTGCGCCGTTCCGTAATTTCATTGCACGACTTTACCGGAATGAATCCTCCAAAGAAGCTATGTTTGTCAGCAACTTCCCAAACCGCTATCCGGAGATTAACCTTCCGTATCGCTCGCTGCTTGTTGTACCGATGGTAGGATCCGAACAGCTGCAAGGTGTTGTGCTGGTGCTGCATCGCAACCCAAGTTTTTTTACTTTCGAATCTTTCCGGTTGATCGAGTCTCTGGTGCAGCACTCTTCTTTGTCGATTGTCAATTCGATGCTGCAGGAAAAACTTGAGCGATTAGTCATAACAGATTATTTAACCAATCTTTGTTCGCGCAGCTATTTGGACGATCGGATGCGCACGCACATCCAAGATGATGCACAAGGAGGCTTTATCTTGATTGATGTGGATGACTTTAAGAAAGTAAACGATACATATGGCCACAATACTGGCGATTATCTCCTGATTCAAGTGGCAAATTTAGTGAAAGATCTGCTTGGTCCCAACGATGTGGCTGCCAGGTGGGGAGGAGAAGAGCTGGCGGTTTACATGCCGCATGCTACCTTTGAACAGACCATTAAGAAAGCAGAAGAAATTGTAGGAAGTGTAGCAAGCTCAACCCGTCCAGCAGTTACGGTTTCTTGCGGTATATCCACGTGGACAGAGAAAGCGCGTCCGGAAGTGCATCAGCTGTTTTCCCAAGCTGATTGTAAGCTGTATGATGCGAAACGATTAGGTAAAAACAGATATTGTGTATAA
- a CDS encoding general stress protein produces the protein MRNTIESFNNEANAIVRLNELVTAGVPEEDVTVIVDKKPDDSILADKREVNYKEANGSFGNKFSSFFSSSDPEEKVLKNLELSDTEKNRYTEELKAGKVLLYAKNKPAAETTGQVISQPGSKKRSNHATEAEKGMTADGLYAADKPNDGIHAEPNTKDQVANELNKDRK, from the coding sequence ATGCGTAACACGATAGAATCATTCAACAATGAAGCAAACGCAATTGTACGTCTTAATGAATTGGTTACTGCGGGTGTACCAGAGGAAGATGTGACCGTTATTGTGGATAAAAAACCGGACGACAGCATCTTAGCGGATAAACGAGAAGTGAATTATAAAGAGGCAAATGGCTCTTTCGGCAACAAGTTTTCTTCTTTCTTTTCTAGCAGTGACCCAGAAGAGAAAGTATTAAAAAATCTCGAACTTTCGGATACGGAAAAAAATCGCTATACGGAGGAATTAAAAGCAGGTAAGGTATTGCTTTATGCAAAAAACAAACCTGCAGCTGAAACAACCGGACAAGTAATATCTCAACCGGGCAGCAAAAAACGCAGTAACCATGCAACAGAAGCCGAAAAAGGGATGACGGCAGATGGGCTGTATGCGGCAGATAAACCGAATGATGGAATTCATGCAGAACCGAACACGAAAGATCAGGTTGCGAATGAGCTTAACAAGGACAGAAAATAA
- a CDS encoding STAS domain-containing protein, producing the protein MQYQQDLHQHYLENIDQIVDEWYSAADKTSGVYASEDPDVIAKLKQQNRGFHERFCEVLNPDTDLSCNAFEDWVISTARDDRHLNTPIEIVVQEFHRNQEIYLHILREFCDAKDVDAQTALDYYKKITESFNEVIVWFIRESAKQSEFQLKAQQDLILELSTPVISLTPTVALLPLVGDIDTNRAQYMMDNVLHSCSKLEVDHLFIDMSGVVVIDTMVAQRIFSIIEALKLLGVETIISGMRPEIAQTSTQLGIPFGKIKTTNSLKDAVEKILFQ; encoded by the coding sequence ATGCAATATCAACAGGACTTACATCAGCATTATCTTGAAAATATAGATCAAATAGTTGACGAATGGTATAGCGCTGCCGATAAAACGAGTGGTGTATATGCTTCTGAAGATCCAGATGTCATTGCCAAGCTTAAGCAACAAAATAGAGGATTTCATGAGCGATTCTGTGAGGTGCTGAATCCCGATACAGATTTATCATGTAATGCATTTGAAGATTGGGTTATTTCGACTGCCAGAGATGATCGTCATTTAAATACACCCATTGAAATAGTTGTTCAAGAATTCCATCGCAATCAAGAAATTTATTTGCATATTCTGCGTGAGTTTTGTGATGCAAAAGATGTAGATGCCCAAACTGCGTTGGATTATTATAAGAAAATTACGGAATCATTCAATGAAGTCATTGTTTGGTTTATCCGCGAAAGTGCCAAACAGTCAGAATTCCAATTAAAGGCGCAGCAAGACTTAATCTTGGAACTAAGCACCCCAGTTATATCACTTACGCCGACAGTCGCACTGCTGCCGCTTGTAGGTGATATAGATACAAATCGTGCTCAATATATGATGGATAATGTCTTGCACAGCTGTTCGAAGCTTGAGGTAGATCACCTATTTATTGATATGTCCGGAGTTGTTGTGATAGATACAATGGTGGCGCAGCGAATATTTTCTATTATAGAAGCATTAAAACTGCTCGGCGTGGAAACAATCATTTCTGGTATGCGTCCTGAAATTGCCCAAACGTCTACACAGCTGGGCATCCCATTTGGCAAAATTAAAACGACAAATTCTTTAAAAGATGCTGTGGAGAAAATTTTGTTTCAATAA
- the tyrS gene encoding tyrosine--tRNA ligase, with the protein MSILKDLRDRGLIQQTSDEEGLEKHLSSQQVSLYCGFDPTADSLHIGHLVPMLMLKRFQQAGHRPIALIGGGTGMIGDPSGRSDERNLNDAATVDSFSQGIAKQLAGILNFDEGENAAKAVNNKDWLGAMSIIDFLRDVGKHFGVNYMLAKDSVESRLANGISFTEFSYMILQSLDYLRLHERENVTLQIGGSDQWGNITAGMELIRRTHAGNDEEAADKAFALTVPLITKADGTKFGKTAGGAVWLSPERTTPYEFYQFWYNTDDRDVIKFMKYFTFMSLEEIAAFEESVAKEPEKRLAQTKLAEEMTTLVHGKEALEQAIKISAALFSGDIASLNGAEIEQGFKDVPSYTAADEDKGLVDMLVEAGISSSKRQAREDITNGAIRVNGNKVEDTARVLVEGDRIDERFIIIRRGKKKYTLLKFA; encoded by the coding sequence ATGTCAATTTTGAAGGATTTGAGAGACAGAGGTTTGATACAGCAAACAAGTGATGAGGAAGGTTTGGAAAAACATCTATCCAGCCAGCAAGTAAGCTTGTACTGCGGGTTTGATCCGACTGCTGATAGTCTGCACATCGGGCATTTGGTGCCGATGCTTATGCTAAAACGTTTTCAGCAAGCAGGTCATCGTCCCATCGCTCTTATCGGCGGCGGTACGGGTATGATTGGAGATCCGAGCGGCCGTTCGGATGAGCGTAACTTAAATGATGCAGCTACTGTGGACAGTTTCAGCCAAGGCATCGCCAAACAGCTTGCCGGCATCTTGAATTTCGATGAGGGCGAGAATGCTGCCAAAGCGGTAAACAATAAAGACTGGCTCGGAGCGATGAGCATTATCGATTTCCTCCGTGATGTTGGGAAGCATTTTGGTGTCAATTATATGCTGGCAAAAGACTCTGTCGAATCCAGATTAGCGAATGGCATCTCTTTTACAGAATTCAGTTACATGATCTTGCAGTCACTCGATTATCTTCGCCTGCACGAAAGAGAAAATGTCACGCTGCAAATTGGCGGCAGCGATCAGTGGGGGAATATTACTGCTGGAATGGAATTAATCCGTCGTACACATGCAGGAAACGATGAAGAAGCAGCAGACAAGGCCTTTGCGCTTACAGTGCCGCTAATCACAAAGGCTGACGGTACGAAATTCGGGAAAACTGCTGGAGGAGCTGTTTGGCTCAGCCCGGAACGGACGACACCATATGAGTTTTACCAGTTCTGGTACAACACAGACGATCGTGATGTAATCAAGTTCATGAAATACTTCACATTCATGTCGCTGGAAGAAATCGCAGCATTTGAAGAAAGTGTGGCAAAGGAACCAGAAAAACGCCTAGCACAGACAAAATTGGCAGAAGAAATGACGACACTTGTACACGGTAAAGAAGCGTTGGAACAAGCTATCAAGATCTCTGCAGCTTTGTTCAGCGGTGATATTGCATCTCTTAATGGTGCGGAAATAGAACAAGGCTTTAAGGATGTGCCATCTTACACGGCAGCGGATGAAGACAAAGGTCTTGTTGACATGCTTGTAGAAGCAGGCATCTCATCCTCTAAACGTCAGGCGAGAGAAGATATTACCAATGGCGCCATCCGTGTTAACGGAAATAAAGTCGAAGATACAGCTCGTGTCCTCGTCGAAGGTGATCGTATCGATGAAAGATTCATTATCATACGCCGCGGAAAGAAAAAATACACATTGCTTAAATTTGCATAA
- the rpsD gene encoding 30S ribosomal protein S4 has protein sequence MARYTGPLWKKSRRLGISLSGTGKELDKRPYPPGQHGPNQRRKQSEYGLQQAEKQKLRYMYNMNERQFRRAFEEAGKMKGIHGENFMTLLESRLDNLVYRLGLARTRRQARQIVGHGHIEVDGKRVDIPSYRVKPGQVIGVREKSRKLDIITTSVEANNFVPDYVTFDNNSLEGTYSRYPERSELPAEINEALIVEFYSR, from the coding sequence ATGGCACGTTATACAGGTCCATTATGGAAAAAATCCCGTCGTCTTGGTATCTCCCTAAGCGGAACAGGTAAAGAGCTTGACAAACGCCCTTACCCACCAGGTCAGCACGGTCCAAACCAACGCAGAAAGCAATCCGAATACGGCTTGCAGCAAGCAGAGAAACAAAAACTTCGTTACATGTACAACATGAACGAACGCCAATTCCGTCGTGCATTCGAGGAAGCTGGTAAAATGAAAGGTATTCATGGTGAGAACTTCATGACGCTTCTTGAATCTCGTCTTGATAACCTAGTATACCGTCTTGGCTTGGCTCGTACTCGCAGACAAGCTCGTCAGATCGTTGGCCACGGCCACATCGAAGTTGACGGTAAACGCGTAGATATCCCATCTTACCGCGTAAAACCTGGTCAAGTTATCGGTGTTCGTGAGAAATCCCGTAAACTTGATATCATCACTACATCTGTTGAAGCGAACAACTTCGTACCAGATTACGTGACATTCGATAACAACAGCTTGGAAGGAACTTACTCTCGTTACCCTGAGCGTTCTGAACTTCCTGCTGAAATTAACGAAGCACTTATCGTTGAGTTCTACTCCCGTTAA
- a CDS encoding SDR family NAD(P)-dependent oxidoreductase, protein MGKTAIITGAGSGLGQATAVRLAEEGVNIAVVDVSEKGANETVDLVKKAGADAVFIQADVSKEAEVKNYVDKTLEHFGSIDYFFNNAGISGSGKYFLESDVSEIERIVGINLLGALYGIRYVADVMVKNGGGSIVNTSSSAGVIGQDSVVTYAATKHAIVGMTKSLVAEYAKDGLRVNAIAPGPTETKMVAEFYAANPQMKENATGGIPQKRLGTPEEVAELVAFLLTSKAQYINGEVVRIDGGFTSTK, encoded by the coding sequence ATGGGAAAAACAGCAATTATAACAGGTGCAGGAAGCGGACTAGGACAAGCGACAGCAGTTCGTCTTGCAGAAGAAGGCGTTAATATCGCTGTGGTTGATGTAAGTGAAAAAGGGGCCAACGAAACAGTTGACTTGGTAAAGAAAGCTGGAGCAGATGCTGTTTTCATTCAAGCGGATGTGTCTAAAGAAGCGGAAGTGAAGAATTATGTAGATAAGACGTTAGAACATTTTGGATCTATCGACTACTTCTTCAATAATGCTGGTATCTCTGGAAGCGGGAAGTATTTCCTTGAATCAGACGTTTCTGAAATTGAACGTATCGTAGGCATCAACTTGCTTGGAGCACTGTATGGTATTCGTTACGTAGCAGACGTGATGGTGAAAAATGGCGGAGGTTCGATTGTGAACACATCTTCGAGCGCAGGAGTCATTGGGCAAGATTCAGTTGTTACTTATGCGGCGACAAAACATGCCATCGTCGGGATGACAAAAAGCTTGGTAGCAGAGTATGCGAAAGACGGACTGCGTGTAAATGCAATTGCACCAGGACCTACCGAAACAAAAATGGTAGCCGAGTTTTATGCAGCTAATCCGCAAATGAAAGAAAATGCAACTGGCGGCATTCCGCAAAAACGACTAGGAACACCAGAAGAGGTAGCAGAACTTGTTGCATTTTTGCTTACATCTAAAGCGCAATACATCAACGGCGAAGTAGTCCGCATTGATGGCGGTTTTACGAGTACAAAATAA
- a CDS encoding DUF2382 domain-containing protein translates to MLAQNIETYQNENDVIVRVNELKSKGIQEDKVTVITDKKPDASILADRLSVNYKEAKGSFGDKVSAMFSGDKPEEKTLHELNLNERETDQYADELKNGKILLFIDPAARKTLEKEDDSIAQDPIDANNTAYTETDNTAFTEVNKNPAAQPGTSQKEQMELHEEVVDVERDTFKAGEVNVDKRTVTDREEFDVPVNKQEVNIERRPVNKVSDKANAAGAYTEKDGIHVPVYEEKVDVDKKDVIKEEIVVNKKDVQENVHVNENVKREEAEIKDTTKKDSDLK, encoded by the coding sequence ATGTTAGCACAAAATATTGAAACCTACCAAAACGAGAATGACGTAATCGTGAGAGTGAATGAACTTAAATCTAAAGGTATCCAAGAAGATAAAGTAACTGTTATTACAGATAAGAAACCAGACGCTTCGATCCTAGCAGATCGATTAAGTGTAAACTACAAAGAAGCTAAAGGGTCATTCGGTGATAAAGTTTCTGCAATGTTCTCTGGAGATAAGCCAGAAGAAAAAACGCTGCACGAGCTAAACTTAAATGAAAGAGAAACAGACCAATATGCAGATGAATTGAAGAACGGAAAGATTCTGCTGTTTATCGATCCAGCTGCTAGAAAGACGTTGGAAAAGGAAGACGACTCTATTGCACAGGACCCAATAGATGCTAACAATACCGCTTATACAGAAACAGATAACACTGCTTTCACAGAGGTCAATAAAAACCCAGCTGCACAGCCAGGAACTTCTCAAAAAGAGCAAATGGAACTGCATGAAGAGGTTGTCGATGTAGAGCGCGATACATTCAAAGCTGGTGAAGTAAATGTTGATAAGCGTACTGTGACAGATCGTGAAGAATTTGATGTGCCAGTTAATAAGCAGGAAGTAAACATTGAACGTCGCCCAGTAAATAAAGTAAGCGATAAAGCAAATGCTGCTGGAGCTTATACAGAAAAAGACGGCATTCATGTTCCTGTATATGAAGAAAAAGTAGACGTAGACAAAAAAGATGTCATTAAAGAAGAAATCGTCGTAAATAAAAAAGATGTGCAGGAAAATGTACACGTAAATGAAAATGTGAAACGTGAAGAAGCAGAAATAAAAGATACTACGAAAAAAGATAGTGATTTGAAATAA
- a CDS encoding transglycosylase domain-containing protein, whose amino-acid sequence MQIKAIWNKLRTRVAEAWKAGKIQRNSRITYDVIWNLFLFFLLLAGIGIFFAAGAGAGYFASLVKDEPVRTYASMKEDINNYEETSSIYYADNVFLGNIKADLYREDIKLDEISPYVIDGVIATEDDNFETHDGVVPKSILRAIMQEATNAETKSGGSTLTQQLVKNQILTNEVSFERKAKEIVLAMRLEKALTKDEILEAYMNIVPFGRNAAGDNIAGVQTAAQGIFGIDAKDLTLPQAAFLAGLPQSPTAYSPFTNSGKLKEEAAMQPGLNRMKQVLNRMLDERYINDEEYEEAMSYDITQDFIESSASSKTRSGYLTTEVEQRAADIISVELAKADGHSEKELNKDNDLKNEYLDKAARAIRQNGYQIHTTINKEMYETQQKIAKDYAYYQPDHWVEPEEAEAYSEPIQAGSIMIENSTGKILSFVGGRDYDKNQVNHATDTKRSNGSTMKPLLVYAPAMEEGALQPGSPIADIRKSFSVPGQKPYTPGNYAGNFHGLVTARKALEQSYNIPAIRAYKDIVNLDPASKYVEKMGISSLTEGDHHNLSAALGGIAYGTTVEENVNAYATFGNNGKFTDAYMIESIKTQDGKEIYKHKSESTKVFSPQTNYLMLDMMRGVLDSGTATYTNSQLANKNVDWAGKTGTSQNYHDSWFVATNPNVTVGVWMGYDQQASIQAAGMSYSQRNQLLWTQLVNSATKIDPELMAPSSSFKQPSGITSASYCAIDGGKPTDLCNQAGMVKTDLFNTKYAPTEADNSLIRQGGSIVLNPDYLKANELQGVSVEQLFPRNEKAQNLIGKTAAKAEDKVNTITTSSGAPLPPTNVKKSDKKLSWTQSKTKDVKGYRILQKQGDNYVQIGFSDQSSYNLPDSDSSYQIKAVGKNDKESSTITL is encoded by the coding sequence ATGCAAATCAAAGCAATTTGGAATAAACTTCGGACACGGGTTGCGGAAGCTTGGAAAGCTGGCAAGATTCAGCGGAATTCTCGTATAACATATGATGTCATTTGGAACTTATTTCTCTTTTTCCTGCTTCTTGCTGGTATCGGAATCTTTTTCGCTGCCGGGGCCGGTGCAGGGTATTTCGCATCACTTGTAAAAGATGAACCTGTTCGTACGTATGCGTCGATGAAAGAGGATATCAATAATTATGAAGAGACGTCATCGATTTATTACGCAGACAATGTATTTCTTGGCAATATTAAGGCAGACCTTTACCGGGAAGACATTAAACTTGATGAAATATCGCCGTATGTAATTGATGGTGTTATTGCAACAGAGGATGATAACTTTGAAACACATGATGGTGTCGTACCAAAATCTATTTTGCGTGCCATTATGCAGGAAGCGACAAACGCGGAGACAAAATCCGGAGGAAGTACGCTTACACAGCAGCTCGTCAAAAATCAAATCTTGACCAACGAAGTTTCCTTCGAGCGAAAAGCGAAAGAAATTGTATTGGCAATGCGTTTGGAAAAAGCATTGACGAAAGATGAAATATTAGAAGCTTATATGAATATCGTTCCATTCGGAAGAAACGCAGCAGGTGATAATATTGCCGGTGTCCAAACGGCAGCGCAAGGTATTTTCGGTATTGATGCCAAAGATCTTACACTGCCTCAAGCTGCATTTCTAGCAGGATTGCCACAAAGTCCGACAGCATACTCTCCGTTTACGAACAGCGGAAAGCTGAAGGAAGAAGCAGCGATGCAGCCTGGTTTAAACCGAATGAAACAAGTGCTCAACCGCATGCTGGATGAGCGGTATATTAATGACGAAGAATACGAAGAAGCGATGAGCTATGATATTACACAAGACTTCATCGAAAGCAGCGCATCTTCTAAAACAAGATCCGGCTATTTGACAACCGAAGTCGAGCAGCGCGCAGCCGATATTATTTCAGTCGAGCTAGCGAAAGCAGATGGACATTCTGAGAAGGAACTAAACAAAGATAACGACCTAAAAAATGAATATCTGGATAAAGCTGCACGTGCTATCCGTCAAAATGGCTATCAAATTCATACAACAATTAATAAGGAAATGTATGAAACCCAGCAAAAAATTGCAAAGGATTATGCCTATTACCAGCCTGATCACTGGGTGGAACCGGAGGAAGCAGAGGCATATTCTGAACCGATTCAAGCTGGTTCTATTATGATTGAGAACAGCACTGGTAAGATTTTAAGTTTCGTTGGCGGCAGAGATTATGACAAGAACCAAGTGAATCATGCCACAGACACGAAACGCTCTAACGGCAGTACAATGAAACCATTGTTAGTGTATGCACCAGCAATGGAAGAAGGTGCATTGCAGCCCGGAAGTCCTATTGCAGACATACGTAAAAGCTTCTCCGTACCTGGTCAAAAGCCTTATACACCTGGTAACTATGCTGGAAACTTCCATGGTTTGGTAACTGCCAGAAAAGCCTTAGAGCAGTCCTATAACATTCCGGCAATACGAGCTTATAAAGACATTGTCAACTTGGACCCGGCTAGCAAATATGTAGAAAAGATGGGGATTTCATCATTAACAGAAGGCGATCACCATAACCTTTCCGCAGCATTAGGCGGGATTGCTTATGGTACAACAGTTGAAGAAAACGTTAATGCCTACGCAACGTTCGGGAATAACGGGAAATTCACGGATGCTTATATGATTGAATCTATCAAAACGCAAGACGGCAAAGAAATCTATAAGCACAAGTCTGAATCCACTAAAGTTTTCAGCCCGCAAACGAACTACTTGATGTTGGATATGATGCGCGGTGTCCTTGATAGCGGTACTGCCACCTATACCAATTCACAGCTGGCGAATAAAAATGTCGATTGGGCCGGTAAAACCGGAACATCACAGAATTATCATGATTCCTGGTTCGTTGCAACAAACCCGAATGTGACAGTCGGTGTATGGATGGGCTACGATCAGCAGGCTTCTATTCAAGCTGCTGGAATGAGTTACAGCCAGCGAAACCAGCTTCTTTGGACGCAGCTCGTCAACAGTGCAACAAAAATAGATCCAGAGCTTATGGCTCCTAGTTCCTCCTTTAAGCAGCCTAGCGGGATTACAAGTGCTTCCTATTGTGCGATTGACGGCGGTAAACCAACAGATCTGTGCAATCAAGCCGGCATGGTGAAAACGGATCTCTTTAATACAAAATATGCACCAACAGAAGCTGATAACAGCTTAATCAGACAAGGCGGCAGCATTGTATTAAACCCTGATTATCTTAAAGCAAACGAGTTGCAAGGAGTGAGTGTTGAACAGCTCTTCCCTCGCAATGAAAAAGCACAAAATCTAATTGGCAAAACGGCAGCAAAAGCAGAAGATAAAGTGAACACCATAACGACAAGTTCCGGTGCTCCGCTGCCGCCAACCAATGTAAAGAAATCAGATAAGAAACTCTCATGGACACAGTCCAAAACAAAAGATGTAAAAGGTTATCGCATCCTGCAAAAACAAGGCGACAACTATGTACAAATTGGATTCAGCGATCAATCGTCCTACAATTTGCCGGATAGCGATTCTTCCTATCAAATTAAAGCTGTCGGCAAGAATGATAAAGAGTCGTCGACCATTACACTATGA